From Malaya genurostris strain Urasoe2022 chromosome 2, Malgen_1.1, whole genome shotgun sequence:
acggaacaacaacattaattgtaaacaattcatatgaaaggacactatgtcaagttcacggaacattttaacgtcggatacgtgagcaatattcggctaaaaaaaataataaaaataatctggacgtcgacggaagttgattgatcgtctgaatcgtgtttaatgcatgcgtttcctaatgaaaacaaactaatctcatttgcatttgtggttgtaagtgagctgtcagagagcctgaTTAGGCCGTGAAATTACCAACCAATGTTTGAAAACTGGCACCGCTTCCGAAGCGAAAAATTTCAGCTGAAATGTTTCATCTGTGACAGCTGTGAAATGTCTAAACATTCCGATCCCGGATTCACACAATCGTCCCTGTTATCGAATCGGCTGATTTAGTAAAACATAAAAACTAATATAAGTAGATTTTGCTTAGTTCATTTTTCGTGAGCAGCGTGCGAACGATAATCACTGCATCATGGGCATCTTAGAGAAAATTTCTGATATCGAAAAAGAAATCGCGAAAACACAGAAAAACAAAGGTAAGAGTTGAAACGTGTTTTTGTTTTCCACCGGATgatcattttcatttttgtttcagcTACCGAATATCATCTTGGTCTGTTGAAGGCCAAACTAGCCAAGTACCGGTCACAATTACTTGAACCATCGAAAAAAGGAGAAAAGGGAGAAGGATTTGATGTGCTGAAATCGGGAGATGCTAGAATGGCACTGATTGGATTTCCTTCCGTCGGCAAGTCTACACTGCTATCGACGTTGACCAAGACCGAGTCGGAGGCAGCAAACTATGAGTTCACTACCTTGACCTGTATTCCGGGTGTGATCGAGTACAAGGGGGCTAACATTCAACTTCTGGATCTTCCGGGAATCATTGAAGGGGCTTCTCAGGGCAAGGGTCGCGGTCGCCAGGTTATTGCGGTCGCTCGCACTGCAGATCTGGTACTGATGATGCTGGATGCTACCAAACCGAATGTGCATCGGGAATTACTGGAGTACGAATTGGAATCGGTCGGACTAAGATTGAACAAACGGAAGCCTAATATCTATTTCAAGATTAAGAAGGGAGGTGGTGTGAGTTTCAATTCCACTTGCCCCATGACTAGATGCAATGAGAAGATGGTCCAGACAATTTTGCACTCGTTTAAGATATTCAACGCAGAGGTTCTGTTTCGGGAGGATTGCACCGAAGACGAGTTTATAGATGTGGTTTCCGGAAATAGGATCTATCTTCCATGTATCTACGTGTACAATAAAATTGATCAGATTTCGATCGAGGAAGTCGATCGGTTGGCTCGTCAACCGTATAGTGTTGTTGTGAGTTGCAACATGCATTTGAACCTGGACTACTTGCTAGAGGTACTGTGGGAACATCTGATGCTCATTAGAGTTTACACTAAGAAGCCTGGTGCCCCGCCGGATTTCGATGATGGATTGATTTTAAGAAGAGTAAGATTATTAATTGGTTTCCTTTTCCAGCAGAATAACGAAAGATTTTTTCACCTACTTGTCACAGGGAGTCACGGTTGAGCATGTTTGCCATGCCATTCATCGGACGCTGGCCGATCAGTTTAAATACGCACTAGTGTGGGGTACCTCTACGAAGTATTCTCCCCAGCGGGTGGGAATTTCACACGTAATGCAAGATGAGGATGTTATTCAAGTAGTTAAAAAGTAATGTGACTGAGTTTGATATAAAAGTGAACATCGTTTTTCTCCGTTAATTTTGGGCTAACCAACGTGCCCTTCGAAGGTAACAGAAATTGTTGACAGCGTCAATTGGACAAATGCTTCCTTCTTTGTAGGTTGGTACGCTTCCGATTGAAGAATTGGTTAATCATTCAAATGtaattttatcaatttattaATCTGACCGAACGATTGTTCTGACTTTTCCGAAAGACCTGGGTAGAAAATGTAACTAAAATAGCGTCTAGCAATACGTCTTTATTATTCTAAGTTCCTTAAAAGGCTTGGTTTTATCGAAATCGAAAATCAATCCTTAGCCGACTAAAAATTATTTGGCAGGTTTGTTTTGGCATTTTTGTGGTGATTTTATTAACATTAGAAGGATATTGTAAGCTAACGAATTAAAAAATACGACGAAATAGACGAACGCCTGTCTCGTGAGAGGTGAAAAGGTAGTTTGACTGCCAGTTCTTTCTCGTATGACACACTGTCTCTTATCGCCACTTTGCTCTTGTATAGCCAAAACAAGTACGTTCGATCTGTAACTAGCATGAAATACGAATGGAACAAATTTCATCccaattttagaaaatttttatcgtttttgcctttctcatatgcaaGTCGATTTCACAGCGATTGTGAAATCGACTTggcaaccgaggcccggagggccaagtgtcatataccattcgactcaattcatcgagatcacaaaatggctgtgtgtgtatgtgtgtatgtgtgtatgtgacaaatagtaacactcaattttctcagagatggctgaaccgattttcacaatcttagattcaaatgaaagctcttttggccTCATAAAATTTCCTTTAATTTCTgtgggatccaacttccggctccggaattacaaggaaatatgtgcaaattaattaaaaaatatgcactcaattttatcggaaatttcttaaccgattttcacaaactaagaagcaaataaaaggtatttgaattctttaaaaagtttccgaaaattcttagtgaaaattttcaaattcatgagtattttttcacaagctatAGCAAAACGATGTGGACATTAaagaagtacgggtgtgtaatgtcaaagacataactggatgtcgtgaatacgaatatgacacgctttatttatgcttccgaattcgaattggtagttgatcgattgtttgaattgtgcaaatttaaaaaaattaaacgatgcgcctagactaaattacatattagttaaattaaacattctgaaacgcaattaaatattatgaaataagcagtatagttcattataataaaaaatggtggctctgaaaagaactttttatgaaagcgttcgtgatgaagagtgacgagttgagttagttcagcacgcagactctgaattctaaacccatattccggaactaagctctgaaacttgaagaccgccatgactaccagaatgagttgtatagagtacagtaaagtaaatttccgcataattctttacgagtattattatggttctaaaaagaaccgaatagaagaagtctggaacaaagaactggaccctgagttcaagaactaaatttagaaccaataacagactcagaatccagtttgaattctagaactgcaatttcgaaactgaaattagttccggaatacagttttagcacgcaggctctgaatactaaacctatattgcggaactaatatctgaatctcgttacgactaccgaaaagcaaatgagagttgctacctgagcgtttgaggttttaaccacgcaaaaagtgcactctccgtcgctgctggttgatggtttaactctcgcgatggcagtcttctcgccttgatggccaacaagcgaatgagagttgcgacctgagcgtttgaggtttttttaaTGTCTTCCAATCAGGGATTACTTTTCACAATTAAAAAGAACGTCTACTTCGGttagttttaaccacgcaaaaggtgcactctccgtcgctgctggttgatggttcatctcccacgacgtctgcttccaccgaacgcacgaaaagaaatgatcgattttcaaccacggttccccttttatacgcattcagttgaagatatgtgcctgactacctcaaaatcgtcgtccttgcgcgaaaaatccaagcgaaagtaaagagttttccgcattattttcaaattttgagaaaacttaatttttgagttgtttgtggttatctcacattgttcaaaatattatcctaaattcctgatcatatttttgatgaaatggtgaaagaattatgttgctaccattaatacaagtcgagatattcacgattaagttctgcccattcttccatatggctaattttgaaaaggcaccccatagtaaagtaagtcgtattcacgacaaaaaattactgttaaattcatctagttagtagatcttgttagctagtga
This genomic window contains:
- the LOC131431429 gene encoding developmentally-regulated GTP-binding protein 2, which gives rise to MGILEKISDIEKEIAKTQKNKATEYHLGLLKAKLAKYRSQLLEPSKKGEKGEGFDVLKSGDARMALIGFPSVGKSTLLSTLTKTESEAANYEFTTLTCIPGVIEYKGANIQLLDLPGIIEGASQGKGRGRQVIAVARTADLVLMMLDATKPNVHRELLEYELESVGLRLNKRKPNIYFKIKKGGGVSFNSTCPMTRCNEKMVQTILHSFKIFNAEVLFREDCTEDEFIDVVSGNRIYLPCIYVYNKIDQISIEEVDRLARQPYSVVVSCNMHLNLDYLLEVLWEHLMLIRVYTKKPGAPPDFDDGLILRRGVTVEHVCHAIHRTLADQFKYALVWGTSTKYSPQRVGISHVMQDEDVIQVVKK